In Paenibacillus xylanilyticus, the genomic window TTCAGGACCCATAATACCATCAGGGAAACCTGGGAAGTTCTCCACTTCCGTTGTTGTTGTCAGTTGGCCACCAGGTTGTGGTCCTTCGATAACCAGTGGGTTAAGGTTGGCACGAGCCAGATAGATTGCTGCTGTCAGCCCTGCTGGGCCTGTTCCGATAATAATGGATTTATACATGTATAGTTCCTCCCCCGAGTTCTGCAAAAAGGTTGGGCTCACTAGCATCAAAAGCAAATGCCCCTGCATACACTAGATCGATATAAGCCTAATTCATGTCCACAAGACCTGCCCAATATGACAATTGCCCTATGCAGAAATGGAATTCTAATTTATAATCATTCTAATCTGTTGTTCATTATGATCTCTTTTAACTACGGTGTCAATGCTCGGCAGCGATTATGAAGAAGTCTTCATCAGGAGGGAAAATGGAAGCATGAACGATGCACTCATTGGCAGCTTTATCTCAGCCATGTCTACCGGCCTTGGGGCGGTACCTATTTTATTTATGCGGAAAGTAACACACCGTCTGCGCGATATCTTGCTTGCTTACGCAGCAGGCATCATGACCTCGGCTTCGGTGTACAATCTCATTCCCGAGGCGCTGGGGCAGTCGAACTTGTTCGTGCTCGCTCTTGGCATTATGCTCGGCAGCATGGTTTTGCTGGTACTCGAAATGAAGATCCCTCATGTGGATCTGGAGAATCCGGAGAAGATGCCATTTAAAATTGAAGCCAAAGCCTTCATGATAATTGCAGCCATCACCATGCATAACCTGCCTGAAGGCCTTTCTGTAGGTGTCAGTTACGCCAGTACCGATGCCAGTCTGGGGAATCTCATTGCCTTTTCGATTGGTTTGCAAAATGCTCCCGAAGGATTCCTGGTTGCTCTGTTCCTGGTGAATCAGAATATCGGCCGCTTCAAGGCACTTGGAATCGCTACCCTGACAGGAGCCGTCGAAATTATCACCGCCATGATCGGCTACACGCTTAGCAGCCTTGTCGCAGGACTTGTCCCTTACGGGCTTGCATTCGCCGCAGGTGCAATGATGTTCATTGTATATAAAGAACTGATTCCCGAAAGTCACGGAGATGGCAACGCACGTGTAGCCACCGTTTCATTTTTGCTGGGACTCATTACGATGATTGGTTTGACTGAGCTATTCTAAGCAAGACTTTTCCGTAGATAAACGTACATGCCAAAGAACCTGAGGACAGATCATTCTGCCCTGCAGGTTCTTTTTTTGGTCACAAATGAAGATTACATGAAATTACTGGGAGACTTTGTAAGGTTGGCTTAATACGTCCCATCAGGATGCATGGAACGGTTTCCTAGAGATTCATTTTCCGGATTATTAGCGAAGCAGTCTTAAACCATTAAGTATTACCAGAATTGTGCTGCCCTCATGCCCAACAACCCCCAGTGGCAATGCAACTCCTTGCAGAAAATTCCCCGCGATCAGTGTCAGAATAACCGTTATGGCAAAAAACATATTCTGCTTCACGGTCCGTTGTGCTCTTCGCGCCTGCTCAATCACCCAGGCAATTTCCTCAATATTATCATTCATGAGCACCACATCAGCCACCTCCAGCGCTGTCCCGCTTCCCGACATTCCCATGCCCATGCCCACAGTAGCCGCTGCAAGTGCAGGAGCGTCATTCACACCATCACCAACCATGAGCACCTGTCCGTACTCCTGACGCAATGCCTGTACCTGTTTCACTTTATCTTCGGGAAGCAGATCGGCATAGACGAGACTTACTCCTATTTCCCGTGCGATTACAGCTGCAGATGTGGCCCGATCACCTGTCAGCATGGCCACCTTCACGCCCATATCCTCCAGCTTCTTCACTGCTGCTGCGGCTTGTGGACGAACGGTATCCCGCATGGCGATCAGGCCAGCAAAATGGTTATCCGCCATGACGATGGATACCGTTTTGCCTTCACGCTCAAGTCGTGCACGTTCGTCGTGCCAGTGTGAATGGGTATCCAGGTGTATCTCATTCGTTTTCCCAATCTTCCAGAGAACACCGTGTACGTACCCTTCAATACCCCAACCCGTCAGTGTTTGTACCCGTTCGGCTTCTTGCGTCACAATACCTTCACGCACTGCCTGATCTACAATGGCTCGAGCCAGCGGGTGCATGGACAAGTTCTCAATGGCAGCTGCTGCAGACAGCAGTTCGGCGCGACTTATGCCCTCGGCTGTTAATATATCTGTGACTTGGGGAGTACCCATGGTCAATGTCCCTGTTTTATCAAAAGCCACGACTCGGGTCTGAGCCATATTCTCCACGTGGGCCCCTCCCTTGAACAGAATACCGCGACGTGCACTGCTGGACATCGCAGACAGCATGACTGGCATGATGGAGGAAACCAGTGCACAAGGTGAAGCTACAACGAGAAAAACCATGGCTTTATAAAAAGCCTCATTCCAAGTCCAGCCCAGCAGCAGTGGAGCTCCTGCGATAACCATTAAAGTTACACCCACAACCACTCGTGCGTAAATGCCTTCGAATCGCTCTATGAAACGCTGTGAATCCGGCACTTCGGCTTGTGCCTCTTCGACCAGCTTAATGATTTTGCCAAACAGCGAACCTGCAGCCGACTTCGTTACCTCTACATACAGAGCTCCTTCGCCGTTCACCGTTCCTGCATAAACCTCGTCTCCCTCAGCTTTATCCACCGGCAGGGATTCCCCCGTAATGGAAGCCTGATTAATGAATGAACTCCCGCGATATACGGTACCGTCGGCCGGGATTAATTCCCCCGGTTTGACCAGCAGCAGGTCACCAGGCATCAGCTCATCAATGGCAACAAGATTCATCTGTCCCTTCTCAATACGGAGTGCTGTCTCCGGCTTAAGTGCCATCAGCGATGAAATATCCTTATGGCTCCGTTCCGTCGCATAACTTTCCAGCGCACCACTTAACGCAAAAATGAAGATCAGCATCGCGCCCTCATTCCAATATCCAATAGCTGCTGCACCCAGTGATGCTGCAATCATGAGCAGATTCACATCCAGATCGCGGTCCTTGACCAGTGTCTCCACACCCTCCTTGGCCTTGGTCCATCCTCCGATTGCGTAAGAAACGATGTACAGCATGATGGATATTGCATTGAAATAGGGTGAAGTTCCCCATGCAACAAGCATTAATAACCCGCTGCCGAGAGCCGCCTGCATCTCCTTATTCCGGAGCATGGCGCGAAAATTAGGTTTACGTCCACGGTTCGGGTTAGGTGACTGGGCAGAGTTCTGTTCTGCTTGTACCTGGGTGGGTATAGGTTGATGTATCGCTTGCATGTGAATCACGATCCTTTCTTGTTTAGTTGATTAAGTAGAGTCGTATTGAGAATGAGAGCCATTGTTAATGCCCTAAAAATGACACATGCTGCTGCGGGAATCCCGCAGCAGCATGGTTTTTGAATGAGAATGATAATCATTTTTGTACTTATGCAATTATGTTTACCCAATACAACTTCGAGTATATTATAGGCCTCGATCTGACGTTTGTAAATGGGCAATTTCCTGATCACAGGCTGCTGAAATGCAAAAAAGCCGTCCGTCCTAAAGGACGGCGGCTTTCGTATGATCTGTTTGGTTACGCTCCAACACTTGCTCCCTGACTCGCCTTGATGGCCTGTTCCAGGTCATACAGGATATCCTGAATATTCTCCGTACCGATCGACAGACGGATAAGTTCAGGGTTAACGCCTGCTGCGTTCTGCTCATCTTCTGTCAGCTGCTGATGGGTTGTGCTTGCGGGGTGAATGATCAATGACTTGGAATCACCCACATTCGCAAGGTGTGAGAACAGCTTCACACTTTCGATCAGCTTACGTCCTGCATCTACACCGCCCTTAATACCAAATGTCAGGATTGCTCCCTGCCCTCTTGGCAGATACTTTTGTGCGAGTTCATAAGATGCATGACTTGGCAGACCTGCGTAGCTTACCCACAGCACATCCTCATGTTTCTCCAGATATTCCGCAACAGCCAGTGCATTGCTGCTATGGCGCTCCACACGCAGATGCAATGTTTCCAGTCCTTGCAGAAGCAGCCATGAATTAAATGGCGAGATGGTTGCGCCCAGGTCGCGCAGCAACTGCACCCGTGCTTTGATAATGTAGGCAATCGGTCCAACCGCTTCGGTGTATACCACACCATGGTAACTGGCATCCGGCTCTGTCAGACCGGGGAATTTGCCGCTCGCTTTCCAGTCGAATTTTCCGCTATCGACAATCACGCCACCAATGGATGTACCATGACCGCCAATAAACTTCGTGGCCGAGTGAACCACAATATCCGCTCCATGTTCAATCGGACGAAGCAAGTATGGGCTGGGGAACGTGTTATCCACGATCAGAGGAATACCATGCTCATGAGCAATCGCCGCAACAGCTTCAATGTCCAGCACGTTTCCTTGAGGATTACCGATCGTTTCCGCATATAATGCTTTCGTTTTCTCTGTAATGGCCGCCCTGAAATTCTCGGGATCACTGGAATCAACGAACTTCACATCAAGACCCAGCTTCGGCAATGTGGTTGAGAACAAATTATACGTACCACCATACAAGCTCGCCGAGGATACAATTTCATCCCCTGC contains:
- a CDS encoding ZIP family metal transporter, with amino-acid sequence MNDALIGSFISAMSTGLGAVPILFMRKVTHRLRDILLAYAAGIMTSASVYNLIPEALGQSNLFVLALGIMLGSMVLLVLEMKIPHVDLENPEKMPFKIEAKAFMIIAAITMHNLPEGLSVGVSYASTDASLGNLIAFSIGLQNAPEGFLVALFLVNQNIGRFKALGIATLTGAVEIITAMIGYTLSSLVAGLVPYGLAFAAGAMMFIVYKELIPESHGDGNARVATVSFLLGLITMIGLTELF
- a CDS encoding heavy metal translocating P-type ATPase: MQAIHQPIPTQVQAEQNSAQSPNPNRGRKPNFRAMLRNKEMQAALGSGLLMLVAWGTSPYFNAISIMLYIVSYAIGGWTKAKEGVETLVKDRDLDVNLLMIAASLGAAAIGYWNEGAMLIFIFALSGALESYATERSHKDISSLMALKPETALRIEKGQMNLVAIDELMPGDLLLVKPGELIPADGTVYRGSSFINQASITGESLPVDKAEGDEVYAGTVNGEGALYVEVTKSAAGSLFGKIIKLVEEAQAEVPDSQRFIERFEGIYARVVVGVTLMVIAGAPLLLGWTWNEAFYKAMVFLVVASPCALVSSIMPVMLSAMSSSARRGILFKGGAHVENMAQTRVVAFDKTGTLTMGTPQVTDILTAEGISRAELLSAAAAIENLSMHPLARAIVDQAVREGIVTQEAERVQTLTGWGIEGYVHGVLWKIGKTNEIHLDTHSHWHDERARLEREGKTVSIVMADNHFAGLIAMRDTVRPQAAAAVKKLEDMGVKVAMLTGDRATSAAVIAREIGVSLVYADLLPEDKVKQVQALRQEYGQVLMVGDGVNDAPALAAATVGMGMGMSGSGTALEVADVVLMNDNIEEIAWVIEQARRAQRTVKQNMFFAITVILTLIAGNFLQGVALPLGVVGHEGSTILVILNGLRLLR
- a CDS encoding homocysteine synthase; protein product: MSNERELSFETLAIHAGQEIDPTTHARAVPLYQTTSYGFKDTEHAANLFGLKEFGNIYTRLMNPTTDVFEQRIAALEGGAGALATASGQAAITFSLLNIAGAGDEIVSSASLYGGTYNLFSTTLPKLGLDVKFVDSSDPENFRAAITEKTKALYAETIGNPQGNVLDIEAVAAIAHEHGIPLIVDNTFPSPYLLRPIEHGADIVVHSATKFIGGHGTSIGGVIVDSGKFDWKASGKFPGLTEPDASYHGVVYTEAVGPIAYIIKARVQLLRDLGATISPFNSWLLLQGLETLHLRVERHSSNALAVAEYLEKHEDVLWVSYAGLPSHASYELAQKYLPRGQGAILTFGIKGGVDAGRKLIESVKLFSHLANVGDSKSLIIHPASTTHQQLTEDEQNAAGVNPELIRLSIGTENIQDILYDLEQAIKASQGASVGA